GCGGGCGGCGCATCCAGGACCCGTTCGGCTTCCGCGCCTTCCCGCAGGTGCACGGCGCCGCGCTCGACGCCGCCGACCGGCTGCGGCACGTCGTCGAGACCGAGATCAACTGCCCCACCGAGAACCCCCTCATCGCCCCGGCGGACGACGCCGCGTACCACCACGGCGGCTTCTACGCCGCGCCCCTCGGCCTCGCCCTCGACGGGGCGGACCTCGCGCTGCTGGGCACCGCCCAGCTGTCCGCCGCGCGGCTGTCCGCGCTCGGGCGCGCGGACCTCACCGGGCTGCCGGCCTTCCTCGCGCAGGGCCCGGCGGGCAGCTCCGGGACGATGATCCTGGAGTACACCGCGCACTCCGCCCTCGCCGAGCTGCGCGCGTCGGCGGCTCCCGCGTCGGCGGGCCACGCCGTGCTCTCGCAGGGTCTGGAGGAGGCGGCCGGGTTCGCGTCCCAGGCCGCCCGTCAGGCGCTGCGGGCGGTGGACGCGTACCGGACAGTGCTGGCGTGCGAGCTGGTCGTGGCGGTGCGGGCGCTGCGGCTGAGCGGAGCGGGGCGGGAGGTGCCGGCCTTCGCCCTCGCGTCCGCGGGGCTGCCGGCCGCGACGGAGGATCGTCCGCTGACGGCGGACGTCTCCGCGGCGGCGGAGCGGCTACGGCATCTGGCCGCGCTGTAGCGGCCGGCCGCGCGTGCGGGGCTCCGCCCCTGCGCCCCGGGGAGGGGAGCTTGGGTCGCGTTGTCGACTGACACCGGTGGGGGCTGGTCGCGCCCCGCGGCGGAGCCGCACATCAGACACAGCCCCGCGCCCCTTGAAGCCAGGGGGTGCCCCCTGCTTTCAAGGGGCGCGGGGAACTGCGCGAGCAACCACACTCCACCCGCACCCGAGAACGCACGGCACCGCCCGCAAGGGCGCGGGGCCGGGTCGGCCCCGAGTCACCAGCGCCCCGGAGGGGCCCCGCCCCGCCCGTCCGTCCGCCGGGGCGGTGGCCGGGGGCCGGCCCGCGCGCCGTCCCCCGCCCCGCCCGGAAGGGGCTAGCCCTTTCGGGCGACCGCGCCGTACATCGCGATGTCCTCGTCGCGGATCCCCTGCTCGCCCAACCCGTCCGGATGCCACTTGTGGACCTGGACGATCCCGGGATCGACCAGGTCGAGCCCCGTGAAGAACTCGTGCGCCTCGTCGATCGTCCGCAACCGCATCGGCATGTTCCGCGCCGCGTACTCGCGGGCCACCCGCCCGACCTCCTGCGGAGCGAACTCCGCCGTGCCGATCGACATCGCCAGATAGCTCCCGGACGGCAGCGGCTCCAGCAGCCGCCGTACGACGCCCACCGCGTCGTCCGCGTCCAGCATGAAGTGGACGATCGCGATGACCGTCAGGGCGACCGGCTGCGACAGGTCCAGCGTCTCCCGCAGTTCCGGCGCGTCCAGGATGCTCCCCGGATCCCGCATGTCCGCCTCGACGTACGCCGTCTTCCCCTCGGGCGCGCTGGCCAGCAGTCCCTGGGAGAGCGTGAGCACGATCGGGTCGTTGTCGACGTAGACCACCCGTGACGCGGGCGCCACCGACTGGGCGATCTCGTGCAGATTGGGGGAGGTCGGGATGCCGGTGCCGATGTCGAGGAACTGCCGGATCCCGGCCTCCTCCGCCAGCCACCGCACCGCGCGGTTCATCCAGTCGCGGTTGGCACGCATGTGGATCGGGAGCGCGGGCCACTCCCGCGACATCGCGTCGCCCGCCTCCTTGTCGGCCGGGTAGTAGTCCTTACCGCCCAGGATGTAGTCGTAGATGCGCGCCGAGTGCGCGCTCTCGGTGTCGATACGGTCGGCAGGCCATCCGTTGTCGGGCAACGCGGCCCTCCCCTCACGTCGTAGGTGCAGTGACAACGACCACAGGAGACCAGGAGTTTCCGGAAACCCTCAAGTCCCCGGGGCAACAGCCGAGTTCACAGCTCCTTGCGGATCTCGCGGAGCACCGACTCCGTCTTCCGGGCCGGCGCCGCCTGCGCCCCGAGCCGGTCGAGCGCCTCGCGGTACACCACCACGTCGTCCTGCTTGTCCAGATACACCGCGCCCACCAGCCCGTTCAGGTACACGATGTCCGGCAGCTCCCGCGCCCGGAACCGGAAGACATGGAACGCGCCCGCCCGCATCGCCGGGTGCGGACCGTTGGCGAACGGCATGATCTGCACCGTCACCTGCGGCAGCCGGTTGACCTCGGTCAGATGGTCGAGCTGCTCCCGCATCACCTCCGGACCGCCCACCGGCCACCGCAGCACCGTCTCGTCCAGCACCACCCATACCCGCGGCGGCGCCGGCCGCGACAGCAGCTCCTGGCGCCGCATCCGCAGCTGCACCCGCCGCTCGGTCGCCTCGGCCGACGCGTGCGGGTTCCCCGCGGTCAGCAGCGCCCGTGCGTACGCCTCCGTCTGCAACAGCCCCGGCACGAACTGCGGCTCGTACGCGCGGATCTGCAACGCCGCCTGCTCCAGGCTCAGATACGCCGCGAACCAGTCCGGCAGCACATCGCGGTAGGTGTGCCACCAGCCGCGCTTGTTGGCCTCCCGCGCGGACTTCAGGAACGTGTCGATCTCCTGCTGGTCGGTGACGCCGTACGTCTGCAACAGCTTCTCGACGTCCGGCAGCCGCAGCCGGGCCACCTTCGCGGACTCCATCCGCCGGATCGTCGAATGGCTGACGCCGATCGCCTCACCGGCCTCCTCGAAGGTGAGCCCGGCCCGGCTGCGCAACTCCTCCAGCTGACGGCCGAGGATCATGCGCAGCACGGACGGCGCTCCGCCCCAGTCGGTCTCCGTGCTCACGCCACCCCCTCACGTCGGGATCACAGCCGGCTCACATCAGGTCCGGGGTCACAGTCTGTCACGATCGCCCGTCCGTCGAAGCGCCCTGTGCCTCACGAATTGCAATTTTCAACTTGCCGGTTGCGGGCCGTCGTTGGCAGGTGCCACAGTGTCCATACCGTCAGGCATCGGCGAACGGCGACACGCGCAGTCCGGTGGGGGGACACGGGACTGCTGCCGGTTCCGTTCCGGCGCGGGCCGACAGGGCCCCGCGACCATGGCGGGCCACCCAGGACCCGCGACGACGTACGGGCGGCAGCGCACCGGCACCGTCCGCGGTGCGACGGCAGACGAAAGGCGAACGGCGATGGCTCCGCCCCCCTCCCCGCAGCCGTTGGGCCGGCCCCCGGGTCCCGGCCGGCCCGCCCCCCGGGCGGGCATCTTCGGCCTCCCGGCCGCCCCCGCCTCCGTGGCCCTGGCCCGCGGCCATGTCCGCGGCCTCCTGGAGGAGTGGGAGTTCGGCCCCGAGACCTGCGACAACGCCGTTCTCGTCACCTCGGAACTGGTCACCAACGCGGTGATGCACACGGCGAGCGACCGCATCGTGTGCCGGCTGCGCACGGACGGTGACCGCATCCGCGTCGAGGTCGAGGACGAGAGCCGCGGCCCCACCCTGCCCGAACAGCGCATCTCCCGCCCCGACGACCAGGGCGGCCGGGGGCTGATGCTCGTCGGCGTGCTCAGCAGCGACTGGGGCGTACGGGACAGCCCCTACGGGCCCGGCCGCATCGTCTGGGCCGAACTGCTCCCCGAGCCCCCCGACCAGGACTTCGAGGACGCCGACGAGGACGCCGACCAGGGCGCCGTCCCCGTGCCGACCACGGGCCTCACCCCGGTCGTCGCCGCGCCCTTCCCCGTCTCAGCCCCCGCTTCCGCTTCCGTGCACGACATCCGGCCCGTCCCCCACCTGGCCGAAGGACCGCACCCGCATGAACCCTCAGCGCACCCCTGACCCGTCTCTCCGGGCCGGGTCGGCCCCCGACCCGTCCCTCGGCGCCCTCGGTCTGCCGATCCCCGACGACCTGTCCGGCGGGCTCGGCCACGACGCGGTGGGCACTACTCCCGAGCACGGCAGACGGATCATGGACTGCCTGCCCCGCATCGGCTGCGTCTTCGCCGACGACCGCCAGTGGTGGTGGGTTGTGCCCACCGGTTCCCAGATCGGCGTGGCCTGGCCGTCCTCCACGCGGTACGCGGTCGGCGCGGCGCTCGCCGGACAGCGGGACCCGGGCCGCCCGGCGCCGGCCGGACCGCCGCTTCCCGGGCCGGCGGGCCGGGTCAGGCTGATTCACCGGCCCGATCACGACTCGCCCTACACCCCGCCGATCCCGCTGTACTTCCTCACCTGCCGTCTCGCGGGCATCACCCCGCAGTGGTCGCTGGCCGCCGTGGGCTGAACCGTCCGCCGCCGGGTACCCGGGAGGTTCCGGTTGCGCCGAGACGGTGGGGATGGCAGGACGGTAGGACCATGAACACAGACAGCGACAGCACGATCCCGCGCGAGGTCTTCTCCACCGACTCGGTCTTCGGGGCGCCGTGCTGGGTGAGCCTGACGACGCGCGACCTCGATGCCGCCGAGGCGTTCTACGCGGCCGTGTTCGGCTGGACCTTCCGCTCGGGCCGGCTCGGCGACAAGTTCCGGACGGCCCTGGCGGGCGACGTGCCCGTCGCCGGGCTCGCCGCCGTCGCCTCGGTGTACCGGATGGCGGTCGCCTGGACGCCGTACTTCGCCGTGCCGAGCGCGGACGAGGCGGTGGCCCGCAGCCGGGAGCGCGGCGGGACGACGGCGGTCGGCCCGATCGCCTTCCCGCCCGGCCGCGCCGCCCTCCTCGCCGACCGCGACGGAGCCGTCTTCGGCATCTGGGAGGGCCGGCTCGCCACCGGCTGGGAGGAGTGGCGCAAGGCCGCCCCGGCCTTCGTCCGCCTGCACACGCGGGACGCGTTCGACGCGGCGATCTTCTACGGCGAGGTGCTGGAGTGGGCGACCGGGCGCGAGGGGTGCTGCGAGGTGCAGTACGACGGGGCGGAGGTCGTCCTGCGCAGCGGGGGAGAGGCGGTCGCCCGCATCCACTCCGGCGCGGTCGGCGCGGCCCCCGACCCCACGATCCGCCCCCACTGGCAGGTCCACTTCACGGTGGACGACGTAGACGCCTGCGTGGCCGCGGCGCGGGCGCACGGGGGAGGGGTGGTGCGCTGGACGCCAGGCGCCCCTGACGCCCTCCTCACAGACCCCGACGGAGCGCGCTTCACGGTGACGGGGGGAAGGGGGTAGCCCCCGGGCGGCCCTGGGGCGGCTGGGGTGGTTGGTTCGGTGCGGCTGCGTCGTGGCCGGTCGCGCAGTTCCCCGCGCCCCTTAAAAGCAGGGGACGCCCCCCAGTCCTTCAGGGGGCGCGGGACTGTGTCGATGTGCGGCTACCGCCGCGCGGGCGCGAGAAGTCCCCACCGGCGGTCGGCCGACAACGCGCCCGAACCCCTACGCCGCAGCCGCACCCCTTTTGTTCCGCCGGCGGAACACCTTGCGGCGCGGCTCCTGCTCCGGCACCCACCCGAACATCAGGCACGCCCCGACCAACCCCAGCAACAACCCCACCAGGAACCCACCGAGGTTCGACGTCAGCCACGTCCCCAGCGTCGACAACGCCCCCACCACCGAATAGAACAACCGCTGCCCGGGACTCACCAGCGCCAGCACCCCGCACAGCACCATCACCGACGGCAGCAGATACCCCGCCACCCCCTGCATCCCGACATGCAGCACCACCTTCAACGACGCCTTCTCCGTCAGCAGGATCTCCCCGCCGGCCAGCGCCAGCAGCACCCCACCCCAGAACGGCCGCCGCGCCCGCCACCGCCGGAACCGGCCGCCGCCACCACCACCGGAACCCACGTCAGCACCCGGAGTCGGAGAAGCGCATCCTCAGCCCCGGCAACTTGAAGACCCCCGCCGTCGTGGCGTAGTTGGTCTGCCGCAGGTTGTTGATGTGCACGGTGTCGGCCTGCTGCCCGAACACCCCCGGTTTCCCCTGCACCCCCGCCTTGGTCATGGTGCTCGCGTCGTTGCCGATCTCGATGTTGTCGAACGCCGCGTCGCCCGACAGCTGCGTCGAGTCGGTGGTGAGGTCCTGGGCGGTCACCTTGTCGTCCCCGCCCCCCGCCGTGATCAGCAGGTTCGTGCCGCCGAGGTCCACGCTCTGGCAGAGCTTGGTGAGCGTCGCCCTCTTGATCGCGGAGGTGATGACCAGCACCTGCCCACCGGTGTCACCGGTGTTGGGGCTGCCCTCCGCCATGTTGTCCAGATCGCCGAACTGCTCGAACCCCGTGCCGTCGAGCTCGGTCGCGGTGACCGTGAACGGCATGCCGGAGATGAAGAACTGCACGCCCAGCGCACCCTGGGCGGTCGCGACGATCAGCCCCGCGGCGATCGCGGTGGCCGGCACCGCCAGCACGGCGGCGCGACGCAGCCGGACCCGTCCCCGTCTCTCGGGCCCGGCGGAACCGTCTTCCGGGGGCTCGGGCAGGGAACCGGTGGATGCCGTGTTGTCCGTGGACGAGGTCATGTCTGCTCCTGGGCACAGTCAATGCGGATGGAACCGGATTCACTGGCGCGTTGTCCTGGCGCGGACAGCGCCTGCCGCGCACGCCTCCTCACGCCTCCCGGCGTGCACAAGGGCTTGCTCGTTACGCGGCAGTAGCCATCAAGGAAGTTACCGATGGTTACACCGAAGGGTCAAGGGAGCTGTGGCAGAAGGATGTTGATTGTGGTGATCATGTGTCGGCGACTGCCACGTCCGTCCGCCCCGCCCCCGCCGCTGACCTGCGCCCCCGCCCCGCACGCACCGACCGACAGGGCGAACTTCCGTGCGCACCCTTGACGTTGACGAACCCTCAGGTCTACAACTGCCTCTGATTTCCTTCCGGATCCGTGGCGCCGGATCCGTCCGCACGGCGCAGTCACTCTCCCGGCCCCGCCTCTCGGGGCGTCGTGACACCTCTGCCGCGCCGTGCGGTGCAGTGCAGTGCAGTGCAGTGCAGTGCACGGATCCTTCACACAGCTCACAGCTCACGCGATCCGCGTTTCCCGCGGCACCGGCACGGCCCGCACTCTCCCCCTGTCCGCGGCCCGTGCCGGGTCCGCTCTGCCGCCGCCGGCCCCGTCACGCACGGAGAAGGCGTGTCACGGGCCGGCGGCGGTGACCCTCCTCGCACCCCCACTCCCGAGAAGAGGCATTCCGATGCGTACGACCCGCACCCGCACCCTCCTCGCCCTCGCCGGCGCCGCCGCGGCCCTCGCGCTGTCCGCGGCCTCGCCGGCCGCCGCGGCCGACACGGTCCTCACCACCGGCAGCGCGGGCGGTGACGCCGTCGCGGTCGGCGACGTGCTCAACGCGTCGCTCGCCAGTGGGACGTCGGCCACGCTCTACTCCAGCGCCACCGGCACCAGTGGGGTCTCCTGCACCTCGTCGGCCTTCACCGCCGCCGTCACCGGCAACCCGGCGGCGCCGGGCACCGCGACCGAGTCGCTGACCGGGCAGACGTTCGACGCGAGCAGCTGTTCCAGCAACGTCTTCGGTGTGACGGGGGTGACGAGCATCGCGGTCGACAACCTGCCGTACGACACGACGGTGACGTCGGACGGGGTGGTGACCGTGACCCCGCAGGCCGGATCCACCATCCAGACCACGGTGAAGCTGCGCACGTTGCTCGGCAGCATCACGTGTGTGTACCAGGCGCCGAGCCTGGACGGGACGGTGGACGAGGGCGCGAACGGGATCGCGTTCAGCGCGCAGCACTTCACCAAGGTGTCCGGATCGTCGCTCTGCTTCGCCAACGGGTACTTCACGGCGACATACGCGCCCGTCACCGACACGACCCAGCCCGGCTCCCCGACGGTCTACGTCAACTGACCCGAGCTTTCCCCGCGCCCCTGACAGGGGCGCGGGGAACTGCGCAACGGGGCGAAGCCCCGTCCGGGGTCAGAGGGGCGGAGCCCCTTGAGGACGGGACGGGTAGGGGCGGCGGGGGCGAAACGCCCTGCGCCCCGCTAGCGTGGGCGGATGCCGAGTCAGACGCCCTCACCGCCGGCCTGCACCGGGTGCGGCACCCCCACCCGCCCCGTCGCCGAAGCCGTCGCAGACCCCGCGTCCCTCCACGACGACCTCACCGACCGCCTCGCCAAGGCCCCCGCCACCGCCTCCCGGGGCACCACCACCCTGCACGCCGTAGAGGGCCTGATCATGGCCGGCGTAGGGCTCGCCCTCGCCCACGGCGGCCTGACGGGCCACACCACCGTGCACACCGTCGGCGGCACCCTCCTCGCCCTCATCGCCCTCGCCGGCACGGCGCTCGTCGTCCGCAACGAGACCCGCGGCCGCGCCGCCGTCACCGCGGGTGAGCCCCGCGCCGACGCCCTGTGGCAACCGGCGTACCACTGCCCCGGCTGCGCGTCGGTCTCCTGCCCCGGCGGCGAACCGTGGCAGGGTCGGCTGACGCCGGAACAGTTCAGGAAACTGGTGTGGACCGAGGCGGGTTACGGCGGGGAGCTGGAGGAGAGGGCCCGCACGGCCGTCGTGCCGCCCGGGACGCTCCCCCGTCCCCGAGGAGCACAGGACCATGTCTGAGCGTCGTGAGGCCGCGGCCGCCACCGCCGCCACCCCCGCTCCCGTGATCGTCAGCGACGACCCCGCCTCCTTCCCCCACGGTGTCCTGGCCGAACGCCACCCCGCGCTCGTCGCCCGCGTCCTGGACACCGTCCCGTACGGCCCCGCCGAGCGCGCCGCGCTCACCGCGCTGCTCGACAACCACCTCAAGGGCGTCGTCGAACCGCCCGAACCCGACGCCCCCGGCGCCGAGCGCTGGACGGAGGAGTGGGGACTGCCCGCGCACCTCGGCCGCTCCTGGTTCGCGGCGCCGTTCCTGTGGGCGGAAAGCTACTTCTACCGCCGCTTCCTCGACGCACTCGGCTACTTCGGCACCGGACCCTGGCGCGGCGTCGACCCGTTCCGCCCGTTCAAGCTCGCCGAACTCGACGGCCC
The DNA window shown above is from Streptomyces sp. NBC_00670 and carries:
- a CDS encoding SAM-dependent methyltransferase, with the protein product MPDNGWPADRIDTESAHSARIYDYILGGKDYYPADKEAGDAMSREWPALPIHMRANRDWMNRAVRWLAEEAGIRQFLDIGTGIPTSPNLHEIAQSVAPASRVVYVDNDPIVLTLSQGLLASAPEGKTAYVEADMRDPGSILDAPELRETLDLSQPVALTVIAIVHFMLDADDAVGVVRRLLEPLPSGSYLAMSIGTAEFAPQEVGRVAREYAARNMPMRLRTIDEAHEFFTGLDLVDPGIVQVHKWHPDGLGEQGIRDEDIAMYGAVARKG
- a CDS encoding helix-turn-helix domain-containing protein, yielding MSTETDWGGAPSVLRMILGRQLEELRSRAGLTFEEAGEAIGVSHSTIRRMESAKVARLRLPDVEKLLQTYGVTDQQEIDTFLKSAREANKRGWWHTYRDVLPDWFAAYLSLEQAALQIRAYEPQFVPGLLQTEAYARALLTAGNPHASAEATERRVQLRMRRQELLSRPAPPRVWVVLDETVLRWPVGGPEVMREQLDHLTEVNRLPQVTVQIMPFANGPHPAMRAGAFHVFRFRARELPDIVYLNGLVGAVYLDKQDDVVVYREALDRLGAQAAPARKTESVLREIRKEL
- a CDS encoding ATP-binding protein; the encoded protein is MAPPPSPQPLGRPPGPGRPAPRAGIFGLPAAPASVALARGHVRGLLEEWEFGPETCDNAVLVTSELVTNAVMHTASDRIVCRLRTDGDRIRVEVEDESRGPTLPEQRISRPDDQGGRGLMLVGVLSSDWGVRDSPYGPGRIVWAELLPEPPDQDFEDADEDADQGAVPVPTTGLTPVVAAPFPVSAPASASVHDIRPVPHLAEGPHPHEPSAHP
- a CDS encoding VOC family protein yields the protein MNTDSDSTIPREVFSTDSVFGAPCWVSLTTRDLDAAEAFYAAVFGWTFRSGRLGDKFRTALAGDVPVAGLAAVASVYRMAVAWTPYFAVPSADEAVARSRERGGTTAVGPIAFPPGRAALLADRDGAVFGIWEGRLATGWEEWRKAAPAFVRLHTRDAFDAAIFYGEVLEWATGREGCCEVQYDGAEVVLRSGGEAVARIHSGAVGAAPDPTIRPHWQVHFTVDDVDACVAAARAHGGGVVRWTPGAPDALLTDPDGARFTVTGGRG
- a CDS encoding DUF6114 domain-containing protein; protein product: MGSGGGGGGRFRRWRARRPFWGGVLLALAGGEILLTEKASLKVVLHVGMQGVAGYLLPSVMVLCGVLALVSPGQRLFYSVVGALSTLGTWLTSNLGGFLVGLLLGLVGACLMFGWVPEQEPRRKVFRRRNKRGAAAA
- a CDS encoding DUF6230 family protein — protein: MTSSTDNTASTGSLPEPPEDGSAGPERRGRVRLRRAAVLAVPATAIAAGLIVATAQGALGVQFFISGMPFTVTATELDGTGFEQFGDLDNMAEGSPNTGDTGGQVLVITSAIKRATLTKLCQSVDLGGTNLLITAGGGDDKVTAQDLTTDSTQLSGDAAFDNIEIGNDASTMTKAGVQGKPGVFGQQADTVHINNLRQTNYATTAGVFKLPGLRMRFSDSGC
- a CDS encoding Tat pathway signal sequence domain protein, producing the protein MRTTRTRTLLALAGAAAALALSAASPAAAADTVLTTGSAGGDAVAVGDVLNASLASGTSATLYSSATGTSGVSCTSSAFTAAVTGNPAAPGTATESLTGQTFDASSCSSNVFGVTGVTSIAVDNLPYDTTVTSDGVVTVTPQAGSTIQTTVKLRTLLGSITCVYQAPSLDGTVDEGANGIAFSAQHFTKVSGSSLCFANGYFTATYAPVTDTTQPGSPTVYVN